One genomic window of Stigmatella ashevillena includes the following:
- a CDS encoding vWA domain-containing protein, translating into MSPSSLYRLSLWGSAFLGLSLLPSCLSAKAPPMEAAAHDEAAPRTKQSSPSEAPRAKAETEDAISQPVAPAPSPSTTALPAPSKGKMEGKMAARKRSTDSFLGELPKAPKDTRGEESRSEGGNTFEAHTPHAFTVTQEDALSTFAVDVDTASYTLARRYLNQGSLPPPSAIRVEEFVNYFKYRYAPPDTGAFTVHLEGAPSPFEPSRHFLRVGVQGKVVSRSQRKPAHLVFLVDTSGSMHSQDKLPLAKEAMKVAVRNLNENDTVAIVTYAGSTQDVLPPTPATEVQRIHTAIDQLESGGGTAMGSGMELAYRHAVKKASGNAISRVIVLTDGDANIGPHLSAASMLSGIEKYVAEGVTLSTIGFGMGNYRDDLMERLADKGNGNCFYVDSAQEARKVFEAQLTGTLEVIAKDVKIQVEFNPKAVRRYRLVGYENRDVADRDFRNDKVDAGEIGAGHNVTALYEVELTGESESLATVRIRAKAPQGTEAAEQSFPFSKSLLRSSVAEASTDFRFALAVASTADILRASPAAQGWNLATARTLAEGATEGKAERTEFVKLVTQAQALRGASAERER; encoded by the coding sequence ATGTCACCGTCCTCTCTGTACCGCCTGTCCCTCTGGGGAAGCGCCTTCCTCGGCCTGAGCCTCCTGCCGTCCTGCCTGTCCGCGAAGGCCCCCCCCATGGAAGCTGCTGCCCATGACGAAGCGGCGCCCAGGACAAAGCAGTCGAGTCCGTCCGAAGCCCCTCGTGCCAAAGCGGAGACAGAGGATGCGATCTCCCAACCTGTGGCCCCAGCGCCTTCCCCTTCCACCACCGCTTTGCCAGCCCCCTCGAAGGGGAAAATGGAGGGGAAAATGGCTGCGCGCAAACGCTCCACTGATTCCTTCCTCGGGGAGCTGCCCAAGGCTCCGAAGGACACCCGTGGCGAGGAAAGCCGCAGCGAGGGGGGCAACACCTTCGAAGCGCACACACCCCATGCGTTCACCGTCACGCAGGAGGATGCCCTCTCCACCTTCGCGGTCGACGTGGACACCGCCTCGTACACCCTCGCGCGCCGCTACCTGAACCAGGGCAGCCTTCCCCCGCCCTCGGCCATCCGCGTCGAGGAATTCGTCAACTACTTCAAGTACCGCTATGCGCCCCCGGACACAGGCGCCTTCACCGTCCACCTGGAGGGGGCCCCGTCTCCTTTCGAGCCCAGCCGCCATTTCCTTCGCGTGGGCGTTCAGGGAAAGGTGGTCTCGCGTTCGCAGCGCAAGCCCGCCCACCTGGTCTTCCTGGTGGACACCAGCGGCTCCATGCATTCACAGGACAAGCTGCCCCTGGCCAAGGAGGCCATGAAGGTGGCCGTGAGGAACCTCAACGAGAACGATACGGTGGCCATCGTCACCTACGCAGGTTCCACCCAGGACGTCCTCCCTCCCACGCCCGCCACGGAGGTGCAGCGCATCCACACCGCCATTGACCAACTCGAGTCGGGCGGTGGCACGGCCATGGGCTCGGGCATGGAGCTGGCCTACCGTCACGCGGTCAAGAAGGCTTCGGGCAACGCCATCTCCCGCGTCATCGTCCTCACGGACGGAGATGCCAACATCGGCCCCCATCTGTCCGCGGCGTCGATGCTCAGCGGCATCGAAAAGTACGTCGCTGAAGGCGTCACCCTGTCCACCATCGGCTTCGGCATGGGCAACTACCGGGACGACTTGATGGAGCGGCTTGCGGACAAGGGCAACGGCAACTGCTTCTACGTGGACAGCGCGCAGGAGGCCAGGAAGGTCTTCGAGGCGCAGCTCACGGGCACGCTCGAGGTCATCGCCAAGGATGTGAAGATCCAGGTCGAGTTCAATCCGAAGGCTGTCCGCCGCTACCGCCTGGTGGGCTACGAGAACCGGGACGTGGCGGACCGCGACTTCCGCAACGACAAGGTGGACGCGGGCGAGATCGGGGCGGGCCACAACGTCACCGCCCTCTACGAGGTGGAACTGACGGGTGAGTCGGAGAGCCTCGCGACGGTGCGCATCCGGGCCAAGGCCCCCCAGGGGACCGAGGCCGCCGAGCAGAGCTTCCCCTTCTCGAAGAGCCTGCTGCGCTCCTCGGTGGCGGAGGCCTCCACGGACTTCCGCTTCGCGCTGGCCGTGGCATCCACGGCGGACATCCTGCGCGCCAGCCCGGCCGCCCAGGGATGGAATCTCGCCACGGCGCGTACGCTCGCGGAGGGCGCCACCGAGGGCAAGGCCGAGCGCACCGAGTTCGTGAAGCTCGTCACCCAGGCCCAGGCCCTCCGAGGCGCCTCCGCGGAACGCGAGCGCTGA
- a CDS encoding PEGA domain-containing protein produces the protein MRLRVASGLVLVLGGLGCASRQEESVTMAQARKLMRGAESQSGNVILRCEPPEAEVALDGVTQGVCSDFQGTPRGLQVGQGLHQIEVRMEGHWPSITYLEPQGARTTLNVRLESKAGPAP, from the coding sequence ATGCGGCTTCGGGTTGCAAGTGGGTTGGTGTTGGTGCTGGGGGGGCTGGGATGTGCCTCTCGTCAGGAGGAATCGGTGACCATGGCCCAGGCCCGGAAGCTGATGCGCGGGGCCGAGTCCCAGAGCGGAAACGTCATCCTGCGGTGCGAGCCGCCCGAGGCGGAGGTCGCGCTCGATGGCGTCACCCAAGGAGTTTGCAGCGACTTCCAAGGCACCCCCCGGGGGTTGCAGGTAGGGCAGGGGCTGCACCAGATCGAGGTACGGATGGAAGGCCACTGGCCCTCCATCACGTATCTTGAGCCTCAGGGGGCTCGAACCACGTTGAACGTCCGGCTTGAGTCCAAGGCGGGGCCTGCTCCCTGA
- a CDS encoding DUF3105 domain-containing protein, whose translation MNRLPVALPFLLFTLVACDDTDSPLEGCEDFEFTLAPAVAAPHVSCSSIACGNGTNPPTAGPHCGTTLSCRVFDSEQPPCVWLHNLEHGHAVFLYDCPEGCPEEVAKLVEAQKTARTGSNGVLRALVAPSQGLPKRVAALLWRRAYLTDSADPAALRCLLQLQDAEAPEPGLTCSP comes from the coding sequence ATGAACCGACTCCCCGTCGCCCTTCCCTTCCTTCTCTTCACACTCGTGGCCTGTGATGACACGGACTCGCCGCTGGAGGGGTGCGAAGACTTCGAATTCACCCTGGCCCCCGCGGTGGCCGCTCCGCACGTCTCCTGCTCGAGCATCGCCTGCGGAAATGGGACGAACCCGCCCACCGCAGGTCCCCACTGCGGCACGACACTCTCTTGCAGGGTCTTCGACAGCGAACAGCCACCTTGTGTCTGGCTGCACAACCTGGAGCACGGTCACGCCGTCTTCCTCTACGACTGCCCAGAGGGTTGCCCTGAAGAGGTGGCGAAACTGGTGGAGGCCCAGAAAACAGCGCGCACGGGCAGCAATGGGGTCCTGCGGGCCCTGGTGGCCCCCTCGCAGGGACTGCCCAAGCGCGTGGCCGCACTCCTGTGGCGCCGGGCGTATCTGACGGACAGTGCGGACCCCGCGGCCCTCCGGTGCCTTCTCCAGCTCCAGGACGCGGAGGCTCCCGAGCCAGGACTTACCTGTTCTCCCTGA
- a CDS encoding FKBP-type peptidyl-prolyl cis-trans isomerase produces the protein MRRTLLATVAAGLLASGAQAQGTPKAPPPAPAQPPGAASSALDSDDAKTIYAFGYNMGQGLEIFGLSAAEFEIFQRALIEGNAGTPPAVEVDQYAPRLQALARTRQAKVGEIVLEKAAQEKGAVKLPSGVVYKELKAGTGPSPKATDTVSVHYRGTLTNGEEFDSSIKRNQPAEFPLNGVIKCWTEGVQKMKVGTKAKLTCPTKTAYADRPPTGSKIPPNAVLEFEVELLGIPGDTSRK, from the coding sequence ATGAGAAGAACGTTGTTGGCGACAGTGGCAGCCGGCCTGCTGGCCTCGGGAGCACAGGCCCAGGGCACCCCCAAGGCCCCGCCCCCTGCTCCGGCGCAGCCCCCGGGGGCTGCCTCCTCAGCGCTCGATTCAGACGACGCGAAGACGATCTACGCGTTCGGCTACAACATGGGACAGGGGCTCGAAATCTTCGGCCTGTCCGCCGCTGAATTCGAGATTTTCCAGCGTGCCCTCATCGAGGGCAACGCGGGCACCCCCCCCGCCGTCGAGGTCGACCAGTACGCTCCGCGGCTTCAGGCACTGGCCCGGACCCGCCAGGCCAAGGTCGGCGAAATCGTTCTGGAGAAGGCGGCCCAGGAGAAGGGCGCCGTGAAGCTCCCCTCAGGCGTCGTCTACAAGGAGCTGAAGGCGGGCACCGGCCCCAGCCCCAAGGCCACCGATACCGTGAGCGTCCACTACCGGGGCACGCTCACGAACGGCGAGGAGTTCGACAGCTCGATCAAACGCAACCAGCCTGCCGAGTTCCCCCTCAACGGGGTCATCAAGTGCTGGACGGAGGGCGTCCAGAAGATGAAGGTGGGCACGAAGGCGAAGCTCACGTGCCCCACGAAAACGGCTTACGCGGATCGCCCGCCCACCGGCTCGAAGATCCCCCCGAACGCCGTGCTGGAGTTCGAGGTGGAGCTGCTCGGCATCCCCGGAGACACCTCCCGGAAGTAG
- a CDS encoding M2 family metallopeptidase has product MPSAAQQGKATPEEAKQFVDRLNTDLKRLWTKQATAEWIKSTYITDDTERNAASINEEVLAYLNQAIKDSRRFDGLKLDPDTARMIHLLKVNSAIAAPSDAQKRSELASSAARLEGLYGKGKYCTKDKAGKESCRDLGQLSDVMASSRNYDELLDVWVGWHSIAPPMRPLYERFVALGNEGAKEIGFANIGNLWKSAYDMPPEQFEQETQRLWQQVKPLYDELHCYVRARLAKKYGESKVPAGKPIPAHLLGNMWAQEWNNIYPLVEPYAGQANLDVSAAIQKQRYDGKKMVQLGEKFFTSLGLKPLPATFWERSQFTQPRDRDVVCHASAWDVTYDNDLRIKMCIKPTEEDLVTIHHELGHDYYFTYYYTLPVLYQSGAHDGFHEAIGDAITLSITPGYLQQAGLLKSVPRNDKNLINLQLKDALEKVAFLPFGLLIDQWRWDVFAGKTAPADYNKAWWALREKYQGVAAPVARTEKDFDPGAKYHVPANVPYTRYFLARILQFQFHKAMCEAAGHQGALHECSVYGNTEAGKRLQAMLELGASKPWPEALQAMTGQRQMDATPLLDYFSPLRGWLKEQNKGQQCGW; this is encoded by the coding sequence ATGCCCTCGGCCGCTCAACAAGGCAAGGCCACGCCCGAGGAGGCCAAGCAGTTCGTCGATCGGCTGAACACCGACCTCAAGCGTCTCTGGACGAAGCAGGCCACGGCCGAGTGGATCAAATCCACGTACATCACCGATGACACCGAGCGGAACGCCGCATCGATCAACGAGGAGGTCCTTGCCTATCTGAACCAGGCCATCAAGGACTCCCGGCGCTTTGATGGGTTGAAGCTGGATCCGGACACGGCCCGGATGATTCACCTGCTCAAGGTGAACTCCGCCATCGCCGCGCCTTCGGATGCGCAGAAGCGGTCCGAACTGGCCTCCAGCGCCGCCAGGCTCGAGGGCTTGTATGGCAAGGGCAAGTACTGCACGAAGGACAAGGCCGGGAAGGAGTCGTGCAGGGATCTCGGGCAGCTCTCGGACGTGATGGCGTCGAGCCGGAACTATGACGAGCTGCTGGATGTGTGGGTGGGGTGGCATTCCATCGCTCCCCCCATGCGCCCGCTCTATGAGCGCTTCGTGGCGCTCGGCAACGAGGGGGCCAAGGAAATCGGCTTCGCCAACATTGGCAACCTCTGGAAGTCCGCCTACGACATGCCGCCCGAGCAGTTCGAGCAAGAGACGCAGCGCCTCTGGCAGCAGGTGAAGCCGCTCTATGACGAGCTCCACTGCTATGTGCGTGCCCGGTTGGCGAAGAAGTATGGTGAGAGCAAGGTTCCCGCGGGCAAGCCCATCCCCGCGCACCTGCTGGGCAACATGTGGGCGCAGGAGTGGAACAACATCTACCCGCTGGTGGAGCCCTACGCTGGCCAGGCCAACCTGGACGTGAGCGCGGCGATTCAGAAGCAGCGCTACGACGGCAAGAAGATGGTCCAGTTGGGGGAGAAGTTCTTCACGTCTCTGGGGCTCAAGCCGCTGCCGGCCACCTTCTGGGAGCGCTCCCAGTTCACCCAGCCGCGGGACCGCGACGTGGTGTGCCATGCCAGCGCTTGGGATGTGACCTACGACAACGATCTGCGCATCAAGATGTGCATCAAGCCCACCGAGGAGGACCTGGTCACCATCCACCACGAGCTCGGTCACGACTACTACTTCACCTATTACTACACGCTGCCCGTGCTCTATCAGTCGGGGGCCCATGATGGCTTCCACGAGGCCATCGGCGATGCCATCACCCTGTCCATCACCCCGGGGTATCTCCAGCAGGCGGGTCTGCTGAAGAGCGTGCCGCGCAATGACAAGAACCTCATCAACCTCCAGCTCAAGGACGCGCTGGAGAAGGTGGCGTTCCTTCCCTTCGGTCTGCTGATCGATCAGTGGCGCTGGGACGTGTTCGCCGGGAAGACCGCACCGGCGGATTACAACAAGGCCTGGTGGGCCCTGCGGGAGAAGTACCAGGGCGTGGCCGCTCCCGTGGCTCGCACCGAGAAGGACTTCGATCCGGGCGCCAAGTACCACGTGCCGGCGAACGTGCCGTACACCCGGTACTTCCTGGCCCGCATCCTCCAGTTCCAGTTCCACAAGGCGATGTGCGAAGCCGCGGGCCATCAAGGCGCCCTGCACGAGTGCTCTGTTTACGGGAACACGGAGGCAGGAAAGAGGCTCCAAGCCATGCTGGAACTGGGGGCGAGCAAGCCGTGGCCGGAGGCGCTCCAGGCCATGACGGGACAACGCCAGATGGATGCCACGCCATTGCTCGATTACTTCAGCCCGCTCCGAGGTTGGCTGAAGGAGCAGAACAAAGGGCAGCAGTGTGGCTGGTAG
- a CDS encoding uracil-DNA glycosylase, with protein MTQLEALHAEITQCRACPRLVAWREEVAQAKRRAFQDWTYWGRAVPGFGDPRARLLIVGLAPAAHGANRTGRFFTGDRSGDFLMAGLYRAGFANQPLSQHAGDGLKLHGAYITAAARCAPPGNKPLPEELVRCAPFIDRELALLPTRVFLALGAIAWGAALTVLARTGVVFPKPRPVFAHGAELALPGGRTLVGCYHVSQQNTQTGLLTPAMFDAVMARVQRLLEAVPA; from the coding sequence GTGACGCAGCTCGAAGCACTTCATGCGGAAATCACCCAATGCCGGGCGTGTCCCAGGCTGGTGGCATGGCGCGAAGAAGTGGCGCAGGCCAAGCGCCGGGCATTTCAGGACTGGACGTACTGGGGCCGGGCGGTTCCCGGCTTTGGTGACCCTCGGGCCCGGCTGCTCATCGTGGGATTGGCTCCTGCGGCCCATGGTGCCAACCGGACGGGCCGCTTCTTCACGGGCGACCGCTCGGGCGATTTCCTCATGGCGGGGCTGTACCGGGCGGGATTCGCCAACCAGCCCCTGAGCCAGCACGCGGGAGACGGCTTGAAGCTGCATGGGGCGTACATCACTGCGGCGGCACGCTGTGCCCCTCCCGGGAACAAACCCCTGCCCGAGGAACTGGTCCGCTGTGCGCCCTTCATCGACCGGGAGCTGGCGCTTCTGCCCACGCGGGTGTTCCTGGCGTTGGGGGCCATTGCCTGGGGCGCTGCCTTGACCGTGCTGGCGCGCACGGGAGTGGTCTTTCCCAAGCCCCGGCCGGTCTTCGCCCATGGGGCGGAGCTGGCTCTGCCGGGCGGCCGGACCCTCGTGGGCTGCTACCACGTCAGCCAGCAGAACACGCAGACGGGGCTGCTTACCCCGGCCATGTTCGATGCCGTGATGGCCCGGGTTCAGCGGCTGCTGGAGGCGGTTCCCGCGTGA
- the infC gene encoding translation initiation factor IF-3 yields the protein MEDVHIVRDQRTNRRIRAREVRVVGSAGEQLGVLSIEAALERAQSEGLDLVEVNPMAKPPVCKIMDYGKFKYEEKKKASEAKKKQVVVHLKEVKLRPKTEEHDYEFKVRNVKRFLEEGNKAKVTIVFRGREITHKELGSAILDDVNKDLKEVAVVEQAPRMEGRQMFMILAPNPKVAQRARDLARQQAEAQAKAEALAKKGEGGGKGEGGKVEGDKEEARPASKPAETPPAPPVPPQGQVSGAAAPGGTK from the coding sequence TTGGAGGATGTTCACATCGTACGCGACCAAAGAACGAATCGCCGCATCCGTGCTCGCGAGGTCCGTGTCGTCGGATCGGCTGGTGAGCAGCTCGGTGTCCTTTCGATCGAAGCAGCCCTGGAGCGCGCTCAGTCCGAGGGGTTGGACCTTGTCGAGGTCAACCCCATGGCCAAGCCGCCGGTCTGTAAGATCATGGACTACGGCAAGTTCAAGTACGAGGAAAAGAAGAAGGCCTCGGAAGCCAAGAAAAAGCAGGTCGTGGTTCACCTCAAAGAGGTGAAGCTCCGCCCGAAGACGGAAGAGCACGACTACGAGTTCAAGGTTCGCAACGTCAAACGGTTCCTCGAAGAGGGAAACAAGGCCAAGGTCACCATCGTGTTCCGCGGCCGAGAGATCACGCACAAGGAGTTGGGAAGCGCGATCCTGGATGACGTCAACAAGGATTTGAAGGAAGTGGCGGTCGTCGAGCAGGCTCCGCGCATGGAAGGGCGCCAGATGTTCATGATCCTCGCGCCCAACCCGAAGGTAGCGCAGCGGGCACGAGATCTGGCAAGACAGCAGGCAGAGGCGCAGGCCAAGGCCGAAGCCCTGGCGAAGAAGGGTGAGGGCGGCGGGAAGGGCGAAGGGGGCAAGGTGGAGGGCGACAAGGAAGAGGCTCGGCCGGCAAGCAAGCCCGCGGAGACGCCTCCGGCTCCCCCGGTGCCCCCCCAGGGGCAGGTATCCGGGGCTGCAGCGCCCGGCGGAACGAAGTAG
- a CDS encoding PilZ domain-containing protein, with the protein MREQRKAKRAPIDIYLNKYMGGVPYMTRASDISQEGLSLAQLIEPSHHAKRVGLQFQLPGSEEVIYAEGEVVREWAELDLAQRERSGVRFTLLTERHRKMIDAYISTKEDRGN; encoded by the coding sequence ATGCGCGAGCAGCGGAAGGCGAAGCGGGCCCCAATCGACATCTACCTGAACAAGTACATGGGGGGCGTGCCGTATATGACCCGGGCCTCCGATATCAGCCAAGAAGGGCTGAGCCTCGCGCAGCTCATCGAGCCGAGCCACCACGCCAAGCGGGTGGGGCTCCAGTTCCAGCTTCCGGGCTCCGAGGAAGTCATCTATGCCGAGGGGGAAGTGGTTCGCGAGTGGGCCGAGCTGGACCTTGCCCAGCGCGAGCGCTCGGGGGTGCGGTTCACCCTGCTGACCGAGCGTCACCGCAAGATGATCGACGCCTACATCAGTACGAAGGAAGATCGGGGGAACTGA
- a CDS encoding cold-shock protein: protein MATGTVKWFNDAKGFGFITQDGGGEDVFCHHSAINMDGFRTLQEGQKVEFEVARGPKGLQAQNVRSA, encoded by the coding sequence ATGGCTACTGGTACCGTGAAGTGGTTCAACGATGCGAAGGGCTTCGGTTTTATTACTCAGGACGGAGGTGGCGAGGACGTGTTCTGCCATCACTCCGCCATCAACATGGATGGCTTCCGCACCCTTCAGGAGGGGCAGAAGGTCGAGTTCGAAGTGGCCCGCGGTCCCAAGGGTCTGCAAGCCCAGAACGTGCGTTCCGCCTGA
- a CDS encoding LPP20 family lipoprotein, translating into MKRSLWLLVLGVPCMALGQVKESKSTVPVAIMASPKAGVDWKEGVLRATGAGAPDLRASNPAQARLGAERAAKNDAYRNLMKQLEGVPIRPGRSVGDAMAQGEVRGRVEELLRGFKTSNKRYYSDGGVEVDAEVTLPVLASVLVPASAPGIVLNKQGAKKYTGLVVDARGLGAQPVLAPQLLDASGNPVYGMDALSRRTTAVAAYHEGLDEARKSVLVGEKPLVVKAVKLQGSDLVLADEALKQLSESDVSFLAEGRVAIVTR; encoded by the coding sequence GTGAAGCGCTCGCTGTGGCTGCTGGTCCTGGGTGTTCCCTGCATGGCCCTGGGCCAGGTCAAGGAGTCGAAATCCACGGTTCCTGTGGCCATCATGGCCTCCCCCAAGGCCGGGGTAGACTGGAAGGAGGGGGTGCTGCGCGCCACGGGCGCTGGGGCGCCTGACCTGCGGGCCTCCAATCCGGCCCAGGCACGGCTGGGTGCGGAGCGCGCGGCGAAGAACGACGCCTACCGCAACCTGATGAAGCAGCTCGAAGGGGTTCCCATTCGACCGGGGCGGTCCGTGGGGGACGCGATGGCCCAAGGGGAGGTCCGGGGCCGCGTCGAGGAGCTTCTCCGGGGCTTCAAGACGTCGAACAAGCGCTACTACTCGGACGGTGGGGTGGAGGTGGATGCGGAGGTGACGTTGCCGGTGCTCGCGTCCGTGTTGGTGCCTGCCTCGGCCCCGGGCATCGTGTTGAACAAGCAGGGAGCCAAGAAGTACACCGGCTTGGTGGTGGATGCGCGGGGGCTGGGCGCGCAGCCGGTGTTGGCGCCGCAGTTGTTGGATGCGTCCGGCAACCCTGTGTATGGCATGGACGCGCTCTCGCGCCGGACCACGGCCGTGGCGGCGTACCATGAGGGGCTGGACGAGGCCCGGAAGAGCGTCCTGGTGGGGGAAAAACCGCTGGTGGTGAAGGCGGTGAAGCTCCAAGGCTCGGACCTGGTGCTGGCCGACGAGGCCCTGAAGCAGCTCTCGGAATCGGACGTCTCCTTCCTGGCCGAAGGCCGTGTGGCGATCGTCACGCGGTGA
- the thrS gene encoding threonine--tRNA ligase encodes MSDIVTVTLPDGSQKQTARGTSIADFVREGIGAGLAKAALFARVNGQDMDLARPLTEDAKLQIFTTKSTEALELIRHDAAHLVASAVQRLFPGTQVTIGPATEEGFYYDFFREKPFTPEDLEKIEAEANAEIARNLPFVRKEVSMEEAVRLFEEKGEKFKVEIIQDIAAKGAKTLTLYSHGDWVDFCLGPHGPTTGRVGVIKILSSSGAYWRGDHRNPMLQRIYGTAFLDKKALQEYLTRIEESKKRDHRKLGKELDLFHFHPFAPGSAFWSPKGTTLYQTLSQWMRRLTADTGYVEIKTPLMFNKGLWETSGHWGKYKENMFLVLDNESGEHDFSLKPMNCPSHHLYFGFKRHSYRDLPLRLHTQDVLHRNEAAGSLGGLTRVRQFAQDDAHIYCTEAQIGDEVRRFVKLLDHVYNAVGLKYSAKFSTRPEQRLGEDALWDRAESALEGVLKTLSVPYEVKPGEGAFYGPKIDFDVSDSIGRKWQLGTIQLDYLAAQRFDLKYIGEDNAEHRPVVLHRAIYGSFERFIAILIEHFAGAFPAWLAPIQAVLVTVADRQLEYAGKVRDQLRAKGFRVELDDRGQSLNAKIREWQIQKLPFTLVIGDNEVAAGGVAPRRYGGEDLKSMKLEDFEALLSKEAALP; translated from the coding sequence ATGTCCGACATCGTTACGGTGACACTCCCCGATGGCAGCCAGAAGCAGACGGCCCGGGGGACCAGCATCGCGGACTTCGTGCGGGAAGGGATCGGCGCGGGTCTGGCCAAGGCGGCCCTCTTCGCGCGCGTCAACGGCCAGGACATGGACCTGGCGCGTCCGCTGACCGAGGACGCGAAGCTTCAGATCTTCACCACCAAGAGCACCGAGGCGCTGGAGCTCATCCGTCACGATGCCGCGCACCTGGTTGCCAGCGCCGTGCAGCGCTTGTTTCCGGGCACCCAGGTGACGATCGGCCCGGCGACGGAGGAGGGCTTCTATTACGACTTCTTCCGGGAGAAGCCCTTCACCCCCGAGGATCTGGAGAAGATCGAGGCCGAAGCCAATGCCGAGATCGCCCGGAACCTGCCCTTCGTCCGCAAGGAAGTCTCCATGGAGGAGGCGGTGCGCCTCTTCGAGGAGAAGGGCGAGAAGTTCAAGGTCGAGATCATCCAGGACATCGCCGCCAAGGGCGCAAAGACGCTGACGCTCTACAGCCACGGGGACTGGGTGGATTTCTGCCTGGGGCCTCATGGTCCGACCACCGGCCGCGTCGGTGTCATCAAGATCCTGTCCTCCAGCGGTGCGTACTGGCGTGGCGACCACCGCAACCCGATGCTCCAGCGCATCTATGGCACGGCCTTCTTGGACAAGAAGGCCCTGCAGGAGTACCTGACGCGCATCGAGGAGTCGAAGAAGCGCGACCACCGCAAGCTGGGCAAGGAACTGGACCTGTTCCACTTCCACCCGTTCGCGCCCGGCTCGGCGTTCTGGTCGCCCAAGGGCACCACGCTCTACCAGACCCTTTCGCAGTGGATGCGGCGGCTCACGGCCGACACAGGGTACGTGGAGATCAAGACACCCCTGATGTTCAACAAGGGGCTGTGGGAGACCAGCGGCCACTGGGGCAAGTACAAGGAGAACATGTTCCTGGTGCTCGACAACGAGTCCGGCGAGCACGACTTCTCCCTCAAGCCGATGAACTGCCCGTCGCACCACCTGTACTTCGGGTTCAAGCGGCACAGTTACCGAGACCTGCCGCTGCGGCTGCACACCCAGGATGTGCTCCATCGCAATGAGGCGGCAGGGTCCCTCGGCGGGCTCACCCGGGTGCGGCAGTTTGCCCAGGACGATGCGCACATCTACTGCACGGAGGCCCAGATCGGCGACGAGGTCCGCCGCTTCGTGAAGCTGTTGGACCACGTCTACAACGCCGTGGGCCTGAAGTACTCGGCCAAGTTCTCCACCCGGCCCGAGCAGCGCCTGGGAGAGGACGCCCTCTGGGACCGGGCGGAGTCGGCGCTGGAAGGCGTGCTCAAGACGCTCAGCGTGCCCTACGAGGTCAAGCCGGGGGAAGGGGCCTTCTATGGCCCGAAGATCGACTTCGATGTGTCCGACAGCATCGGCCGCAAGTGGCAGCTCGGCACCATCCAGCTCGACTACCTGGCCGCCCAGCGCTTCGACCTGAAGTACATCGGCGAGGACAACGCCGAGCACCGCCCGGTGGTCCTCCACCGTGCCATCTACGGCTCCTTCGAGCGCTTCATCGCCATCCTCATCGAGCACTTCGCGGGGGCCTTCCCCGCTTGGCTGGCGCCGATCCAGGCGGTGCTGGTGACCGTGGCGGACCGTCAACTGGAGTATGCCGGGAAGGTTCGTGACCAGCTGCGCGCCAAGGGCTTCCGCGTGGAGTTGGACGACCGAGGCCAGTCACTCAACGCCAAGATTCGCGAGTGGCAGATCCAGAAGCTTCCGTTCACCCTGGTGATTGGCGACAACGAGGTCGCAGCCGGGGGGGTGGCCCCGAGGCGCTACGGGGGCGAGGACCTCAAGAGCATGAAGCTGGAGGACTTCGAGGCCCTCCTGAGCAAAGAGGCGGCTCTGCCTTGA